A single region of the Micropterus dolomieu isolate WLL.071019.BEF.003 ecotype Adirondacks linkage group LG02, ASM2129224v1, whole genome shotgun sequence genome encodes:
- the LOC123966557 gene encoding cytochrome b-c1 complex subunit 2, mitochondrial, with the protein MRGIRSLNYLPKRCYAAARRSEALTEPLAGLTTSSAALPPQNVQVSKLPNGLVIASLESYSPLSSVGVFVKAGSRYEPVENQGVSHVLRLAANLTTKGASAFKICRGVEALGGSLSVTSSRETMVYTVDCLRDNLDSLMEYLVNVTTAQEFRPWEVQDLTSRLKIDKALAQQCPQIGVIEKLHEAAYKNALSNSLYCPDYMVGHISSNQLQSFVEDNFTTGRMALVGLGVQHSVLRQVGEGLLSVRSGAGAPVAKAVYRGGELRVQNNDDLVHALIASEGGVTGSAEANAFSVLQRILGAGPHVKRGSNVTSKLSQGIAKATAQPFDATAFNASYSDSGLFGVYTIAQADSAGQVIKAAIAQVKGVAEGNVSDADVTRAKNQVKAEYLMSIESSESLLEEIGAQALTTAAYQPPDTVVQAIDAVTHDDVVEAAKKFVDGKKTMAASGRLVNTPFVDEV; encoded by the exons ATGAGAGGAATCCGGTCTCTGAATTATCTTCCC AAACGTTGCTATGCCGCTGCCAGGAGGAGCGAAGCTCTGACTGAACCCCTCGCAGGCCTCACAACATCCTCAGCAGCTCTCCCTCCCCAAAATGTACAG GTGTCCAAGCTTCCAAACGGTCTGGTGATAGCATCACTGGAGAGCTACTCCCCCCTGTccagtgtgggtgtgtttgtgaaaGCCGGAAGTCGCTATGAGCCGGTGGAAAACCAGGGCGTCTCTCATGTGCTACGACTAGCAGCAAACCTG ACTACGAAGGGTGCGTCTGCCTTCAAGATCTGTCGCGGTGTGGAAGCACTGGGGGGCAGCCTGAG TGTGACATCATCAAGAGAGACCATGGTCTACACTGTAGACTGTCTGAGAGATAACTT aGATTCCTTAATGGAGTATTTGGTCAACGTGACCACAGCTCAGGAGTTCCGGCCATGGGAGGTTCAGGACCTGACGTCCAGGTTGAAGATAGACAAGGCTCTGGCTCAGCAATGTCCTCAGATAG GTGTAATTGAGAAGTTGCACGAAGCAGCGTACAAAAATGCCCTGTCCAACTCTCTGTACTGCCCTGACTACATGGTCGGTCATATCTCCTCTAACcag CTGCAGTCATTTGTTGAGGACAATTTCACCACTGGCAGAATGGCTCTTGTAGGACTAG GTGTACAACACTCTGTCCTGAGGCAGGTAGGCGAGGGACTCCTGAGTGTACGCAGTGGGGCTGGAGCACCTGTGGCTAAGGCTGTATACCGTGGAG gtgaGCTGCGGGTGCAGAATAACGACGACCTGGTCCACGCACTTATTGCCAGCGAGGGTGGTGTGACAGGTAGTGCAGAGGCTAATGCCTTCAGTGTGCTGCAAAGGATCCTGGGAGCTGGGCCACATGTAAAGAGGGGTTCTAACGTCACCAGCAAACTGAGCCAgggtattgccaaagctaccgCTCAGCCATTTGAT GCCACAGCCTTCAATGCCTCATACTCTGactctggcctgtttggcgtcTATACCATTGCGCAAGCTGACTCTGCAGGACAG GTGATCAAAGCTGCTATTGCTCAAGTGAAAGGTGTGGCCGAGGGAAATGTATCAGATGCTGACGTCACCAGAGCAAA GAACCAGGTGAAAGCAGAGTACCTGATGTCAATCGAGAGCTCTGAGAGCTTGTTGGAGGAGATCGGTGCCCAGGCACTGACCACTGCAGCGTACCAGCCCCCTGACACTGTTGTTCAAGCGATAGATGCTGTCACCCACGATGATGTGGTCGAG gCTGCAAAGAAATTTGTGGATGGCAAGAAGACCATGGCAGCTAGTGGACGCCTAGTGAATACACCATTTGTGGATGAAGTTTGA
- the LOC123959207 gene encoding kelch-like protein 1, producing the protein KLLVSVQALLAAANLLDVMAVREACCRFMERQMDEMNCVGIHCFAEAHSCSRLESSSMDYILQHFSSVYQQEEFLSLCVDKLTEILASDFLNVPKEEMVFEAAMLWLNKCSSRKQSFEKVLEHIRLPLISPYYLHDVIESLDVVKENQGCQRLISEAKDYLLLKDRRGELYCPRARPRRSTGTAEVIVTVGGEDNTGLLRSVESFNPMTNQWKNLACLPFAVRKHGLVVSDSTLYLAGGELSDGSQSSEMWRYDSCCDSWIKMAPMNMARSSLGLAMLDGFVYAVGGWSQLLNTCVNFVECFDPQTNSWQVIESVKLAVASPAVVALDGLLYVTGGEVENGVGADLSQVYNPKSSAWTEIAPMQIIRHCSSACTLKGKLYVIGGWNFLTGNSDMESYNPKTDQWTMCTPMKKHYWFSAAVVDGKIYVRGGELSDEMARQDIIERYRDETDTWEIVGKMPTRRIWHSCVSLQLKERHPHWQLFLYDK; encoded by the exons AAACTACTTGTGTCGGTCCAGGCCCTGCTGGCAGCAGCCAATCTGCTGGACGTGATGGCAGTGCGAGAAGCCTGTTGTCGTTTTATGGAGCGTCAGATGGATGAGATGAACTGTGTGGGGATTCACTGCTTTGCCGAGGCCCATTCTTGTAGCAGGCTGGAGAGCAGCAGCATGGACTACATCCTTCAGCACTTCAGCAGTGTTTATCAGCAG GAGGagttcctgtctctgtgtgtggacAAACTGACCGAAATCCTTGCCAGTGACTTTCTTAATGTGCCTAAAGAGGAGATGGTGTTTGAGGCGGCCATGTTGTGGCTGAATAAATGTTCCTCTCGCAAACAGAGCTTTGAAAAG GTCCTTGAGCATATCCGGCTGCCTCTTATCAGCCCCTACTACCTCCATGATGTGATCGAGTCTCTGGATGTGGTGAAGGAGAACCAGGGCTGCCAGAGGCTCATCTCTGAGGCCAAGGACTACCTGCTGCTAAAGGACCGCCGTGGAGAGCTCTACTGCCCCAGAGCGAGGCCACGCAGGtccacag GAACAGCTGAAGTGATAGTGACAGTTGGCGGAGAGGACAACACGGGGTTGCTGCGCAGCGTTGAGAGCTTCAATCCCATGACGAATCAGTGGAAGAACCTGGCCTGCCTGCCCTTTGCTGTGCGCAAACACGGGCTGGTTGTGTCGG ACTCCACTCTGTATTTGGCAGGAGGAGAGTTATCTGACGGCTCACAGAGCAGTGAGATGTGGCGCTATGACTCCTGCTGTGACTCCTGGATCAAGATGGCTCCCATGAATATGGCTCGTTCTTCGTTAG GCCTGGCAATGCTGGACGGCTTTGTGTATGCAGTGGGAGGGTGGAGTCAACTGTTAAACACATGCGTGAACTTTGTGGAGTGCTTCGACCCTCAAACCAACTCCTGGCAGGTCATCGAATCTGTCAAGTTGGCTGTCGCAAGTCCTGCTGTGGTGGCCCTGGACGGACTGCTCTATGTTACTG GGGGAGAAGTGGAGAATGGCGTAGGCGCAGACCTCTCTCAAGTGTACAACCCTAAATCCTCTGCATGGACAGAGATTGCCCCCATGCAGATCATTCGCCATTGTTCCTCAGCTTGTACACTCAAAGGAAAGCTTTACGTTATAG GTGGATGGAATTTCTTGACGGGAAATTCAGATATGGAGTCTTACAATCCCAAGACTGACCAGTGGACCATGTGCACCCCCATGAAAAAACACTACTGGTTCAGTGCTGCTGTGGTGGATGGAAAGATCTATGTCCGGGGAGGAGAACTCAGTGACGAGATGGC ACGACAGGACATTATTGAGCGGTACCGTGATGAGACTGACACATGGGAGATCGTTGGGAAGATGCCCACCAGACGGATCTGGCACAGCTGTGTGTCTCTCCAGCTTAAGGAAAGACATCCACATTGGCAGCTGTTCCTGTACGACAAATGA
- the LOC123956582 gene encoding kelch-like protein 5 isoform X1 — MAEIISVDAGFPSPSTMNVTYPVPEDASPAAAAALPASLNDDYLFVETRHPNTVLQGLNSLRLNNAFCDVTLCCGGQEFPCHRIVLASFSSYFQAMFSTDLIESKQERVAINGVEPQMIGMLVSYAYTSEVYISKANVQALLAAANLLDVMAVREACCRFMERQMDEMNCVGIHCFAEAHSCSRLESSSMDYILQHFSSVYQQEEFLSLCVDKLTEILASDFLNVPKEEMVFEAAMLWLNKCSSRKQSFEKVLEHIRLPLISPYYLHDVIESLDVVKENQGCQRLISEAKDYLLLKDRRGELYCPRARPRRSTGTAEVIVTVGGEDDKVVLRSVESFNPMTNQWKNLACLPFAVSKHGLVVSDSTLYLAGGEFPDGSASREMWRYDPCFDSWIEMAPMNVARSELGLVMLDGFVYAVGGWEGRSRLDSVECYNPHTNSWQFTESVKMAVTSPAVVALDGLLYVTGGAILEDGDGTDLAQVYNPKTSAWTEVAPMQIARSGSAACTLKGKLYVIGGWHASIENTDKVECFNPKTNQWTMCAPMKERRYRPGAAVVDGKIYVLGGEEGWDR, encoded by the exons ATGGCTGAAATAATTTCCGTCGACGCCGGTTTTCCCTCGCCGTCCACTATGAACGTCACCTACCCGGTTCCGGAGGACGCCAGCCCCGCTGCTGCCGCCGCTCTTCCAGCCTCTCTGAACGACGACTACCTGTTTGTGGAGACCAGGCACCCCAACACTGTCCTGCAGGGCCTCAACAGCCTGCGGCTCAACAATGCCTTCTGTGATGTGACTCTGTGCTGTGGAGGACAGGAGTTCCCCTGCCATCGCATTGTGCTTGCCTCCTTCAGCTCTTACTTCCAG GCGATGTTTTCCACTGACCTGATAGAGTCCAAACAGGAGAGAGTTGCCATCAACGGAGTTGAACCTCAGATGATTGGCATGCTGGTGAGCTACGCCTACACATCAGAGGTCTACATCTCTAAAGCAAATGTGCAG GCCCTGCTGGCAGCAGCCAATCTGCTGGACGTGATGGCAGTGCGAGAAGCCTGTTGTCGTTTTATGGAGCGTCAGATGGATGAGATGAACTGTGTGGGGATTCACTGCTTTGCCGAGGCCCATTCTTGTAGCAGGCTGGAGAGCAGCAGCATGGACTACATCCTTCAGCACTTCAGCAGTGTTTATCAGCAG GAGGagttcctgtctctgtgtgtggacAAACTGACCGAAATCCTTGCCAGTGACTTTCTTAATGTGCCTAAAGAGGAGATGGTGTTTGAGGCGGCCATGTTGTGGCTGAATAAATGTTCCTCTCGCAAACAGAGCTTTGAAAAG GTCCTTGAGCATATCCGGCTGCCTCTTATCAGCCCCTACTACCTCCATGATGTGATCGAGTCTCTGGATGTGGTGAAGGAGAACCAGGGCTGCCAGAGGCTCATCTCTGAGGCCAAGGACTACCTGCTGCTAAAGGACCGCCGTGGAGAGCTCTACTGCCCCAGAGCGAGGCCACGCAGGtccacag gaACAGCTGAAGTGATAGTGACAGTTGGCGGGGAGGATGACAAGGTGGTGCTGCGCAGCGTTGAGAGCTTCAATCCCATGACGAATCAGTGGAAGAACCTGGCCTGCCTGCCCTTCGCTGTGAGCAAACACGGGCTGGTCGTGTCGG ACTCCACTCTGTATTTGGCAGGAGGAGAGTTTCCTGATGGTTCAGCCAGCAGGGAGATGTGGCGATACGACCCCTGCTTCGACTCCTGGATCGAGATGGCTCCCATGAATGTGGCTCGCTCTGAGTTAG GCCTGGTGATGCTGGATGGCTTTGTGTATGCAGTGGGAGGGTGGGAGGGACGCTCACGTCTGGACTCAGTGGAGTGCTACAACCCTCACACCAACTCCTGGCAGTTCACCGAATCTGTCAAGATGGCCGTCACAAGTCCTGCTGTAGTGGCCCTGGACGGACTGCTCTATGTTACTG GTGGAGCAATTCTAGAGGATGGCGATGGCACAGACCTCGCTCAGGTGTACAACCCTAAAACCTCTGCATGGACAGAGGTTGCTCCCATGCAAATCGCTCGCTCTGGTTCAGCAGCTTGTACACTCAAAGGAAAGCTTTACGTCATAG GTGGATGGCATGCCTCGATAGAGAATACAGATAAGGTGGAGTGTTTCAATCCCAAGACTAACCAGTGGACCATGTGCGCCCCCATGAAAGAACGACGCTACCGGCCCGGTGCTGCTGTGGTGGATGGAAAGATCTACGTCCTGGGAGGAGAAGAAGGCTGGGACAGGTAA
- the LOC123956582 gene encoding kelch-like protein 20 isoform X2, with protein sequence MAEIISVDAGFPSPSTMNVTYPVPEDASPAAAAALPASLNDDYLFVETRHPNTVLQGLNSLRLNNAFCDVTLCCGGQEFPCHRIVLASFSSYFQAMFSTDLIESKQERVAINGVEPQMIGMLVSYAYTSEVYISKANVQALLAAANLLDVMAVREACCRFMERQMDEMNCVGIHCFAEAHSCSRLESSSMDYILQHFSSVYQQVLEHIRLPLISPYYLHDVIESLDVVKENQGCQRLISEAKDYLLLKDRRGELYCPRARPRRSTGTAEVIVTVGGEDDKVVLRSVESFNPMTNQWKNLACLPFAVSKHGLVVSDSTLYLAGGEFPDGSASREMWRYDPCFDSWIEMAPMNVARSELGLVMLDGFVYAVGGWEGRSRLDSVECYNPHTNSWQFTESVKMAVTSPAVVALDGLLYVTGGAILEDGDGTDLAQVYNPKTSAWTEVAPMQIARSGSAACTLKGKLYVIGGWHASIENTDKVECFNPKTNQWTMCAPMKERRYRPGAAVVDGKIYVLGGEEGWDR encoded by the exons ATGGCTGAAATAATTTCCGTCGACGCCGGTTTTCCCTCGCCGTCCACTATGAACGTCACCTACCCGGTTCCGGAGGACGCCAGCCCCGCTGCTGCCGCCGCTCTTCCAGCCTCTCTGAACGACGACTACCTGTTTGTGGAGACCAGGCACCCCAACACTGTCCTGCAGGGCCTCAACAGCCTGCGGCTCAACAATGCCTTCTGTGATGTGACTCTGTGCTGTGGAGGACAGGAGTTCCCCTGCCATCGCATTGTGCTTGCCTCCTTCAGCTCTTACTTCCAG GCGATGTTTTCCACTGACCTGATAGAGTCCAAACAGGAGAGAGTTGCCATCAACGGAGTTGAACCTCAGATGATTGGCATGCTGGTGAGCTACGCCTACACATCAGAGGTCTACATCTCTAAAGCAAATGTGCAG GCCCTGCTGGCAGCAGCCAATCTGCTGGACGTGATGGCAGTGCGAGAAGCCTGTTGTCGTTTTATGGAGCGTCAGATGGATGAGATGAACTGTGTGGGGATTCACTGCTTTGCCGAGGCCCATTCTTGTAGCAGGCTGGAGAGCAGCAGCATGGACTACATCCTTCAGCACTTCAGCAGTGTTTATCAGCAG GTCCTTGAGCATATCCGGCTGCCTCTTATCAGCCCCTACTACCTCCATGATGTGATCGAGTCTCTGGATGTGGTGAAGGAGAACCAGGGCTGCCAGAGGCTCATCTCTGAGGCCAAGGACTACCTGCTGCTAAAGGACCGCCGTGGAGAGCTCTACTGCCCCAGAGCGAGGCCACGCAGGtccacag gaACAGCTGAAGTGATAGTGACAGTTGGCGGGGAGGATGACAAGGTGGTGCTGCGCAGCGTTGAGAGCTTCAATCCCATGACGAATCAGTGGAAGAACCTGGCCTGCCTGCCCTTCGCTGTGAGCAAACACGGGCTGGTCGTGTCGG ACTCCACTCTGTATTTGGCAGGAGGAGAGTTTCCTGATGGTTCAGCCAGCAGGGAGATGTGGCGATACGACCCCTGCTTCGACTCCTGGATCGAGATGGCTCCCATGAATGTGGCTCGCTCTGAGTTAG GCCTGGTGATGCTGGATGGCTTTGTGTATGCAGTGGGAGGGTGGGAGGGACGCTCACGTCTGGACTCAGTGGAGTGCTACAACCCTCACACCAACTCCTGGCAGTTCACCGAATCTGTCAAGATGGCCGTCACAAGTCCTGCTGTAGTGGCCCTGGACGGACTGCTCTATGTTACTG GTGGAGCAATTCTAGAGGATGGCGATGGCACAGACCTCGCTCAGGTGTACAACCCTAAAACCTCTGCATGGACAGAGGTTGCTCCCATGCAAATCGCTCGCTCTGGTTCAGCAGCTTGTACACTCAAAGGAAAGCTTTACGTCATAG GTGGATGGCATGCCTCGATAGAGAATACAGATAAGGTGGAGTGTTTCAATCCCAAGACTAACCAGTGGACCATGTGCGCCCCCATGAAAGAACGACGCTACCGGCCCGGTGCTGCTGTGGTGGATGGAAAGATCTACGTCCTGGGAGGAGAAGAAGGCTGGGACAGGTAA